A genome region from Lactobacillus sp. ESL0791 includes the following:
- the lrgB gene encoding antiholin-like protein LrgB, which produces MKYLTNPLFGVFLSLFVFLIGQWLFKKSKGFFLFQPLFVAMVLGIAILVVLGKMLGMSTTQVYTQAYKPGGDLIFWFLTPATIAFAVPLYKRNDVVKKNWGIILLSLVIGTIISLFAITLVSKLIGLDKVGIESMLSQSATTAIALPLTTAIHGNASVTAMACILNAVIIYALGKPLIKWFRLNQDPVGAGLGLGTAGHTVGSAFALELGSVQGAMAAVAVVVIGLVDNLLVPVFAHMFGL; this is translated from the coding sequence ATTAAGTATCTGACTAATCCCTTGTTTGGTGTATTTTTATCACTGTTCGTCTTTTTAATCGGCCAGTGGCTGTTTAAAAAGTCAAAAGGATTTTTCCTTTTCCAACCGCTGTTTGTTGCAATGGTTCTAGGAATTGCAATCTTGGTAGTTTTAGGCAAAATGTTAGGAATGAGTACAACGCAGGTTTATACTCAGGCGTATAAACCTGGTGGCGATCTCATCTTCTGGTTCTTGACCCCGGCCACAATTGCCTTTGCCGTTCCGCTGTATAAGCGTAACGACGTGGTCAAGAAGAACTGGGGGATCATCCTTTTGAGCCTAGTTATTGGGACGATCATTTCGCTGTTTGCAATTACTTTGGTATCAAAACTGATTGGTTTGGACAAAGTCGGAATCGAATCCATGCTCAGTCAATCGGCAACAACAGCGATTGCATTGCCGCTGACAACGGCCATCCACGGCAATGCTTCGGTTACAGCTATGGCATGTATCCTGAATGCTGTAATTATTTATGCTTTGGGTAAACCGCTCATCAAATGGTTTAGACTGAATCAGGATCCGGTTGGTGCCGGTCTTGGTTTGGGAACTGCCGGCCACACGGTTGGTTCTGCATTCGCACTTGAGCTGGGTTCAGTTCAAGGAGCCATGGCAGCTGTAGCCGTAGTTGTAATTGGCTTGGTTGATAATTTGTTGGTTCCAGTGTTTGCACACATGTTTGGATTATAG
- a CDS encoding LytTR family transcriptional regulator DNA-binding domain-containing protein has translation MKILIVDDEPLARDELEYLIKKSPSLKGVSVTTYQAEDIKEAQAALLKNHIDLMFLDISLNEENGFELADELKELTYQPMIIFATAYDEYAVRAFNVGAVDYVLKPFEQKRIATALEKAMRVLALNKNSSNTQAKPPADAVSEMLSIELADRSVVIKKADLITATVSDGILTITTHNAKYETKHTLAWIKEKLTDCRFMQVHRNAIINVESIKEVQPWFNHTLLLIMSNGEKVQVGRAYRKELNKRLGM, from the coding sequence ATGAAAATCTTAATTGTTGACGATGAGCCTTTGGCACGGGATGAATTGGAGTACTTAATCAAAAAAAGTCCCAGTCTCAAGGGGGTGAGCGTAACAACTTATCAGGCAGAAGACATTAAGGAAGCGCAGGCCGCTTTACTGAAAAACCACATTGATTTGATGTTTTTGGATATTTCGTTAAATGAGGAAAATGGTTTTGAGCTGGCCGATGAATTAAAAGAATTGACCTACCAGCCGATGATTATTTTTGCTACTGCCTACGATGAATATGCTGTTCGGGCCTTTAACGTCGGTGCTGTCGACTATGTTCTAAAGCCTTTTGAGCAGAAACGGATTGCTACTGCACTGGAAAAAGCCATGCGGGTTTTGGCTTTGAATAAAAATAGCAGCAACACTCAGGCGAAGCCGCCAGCGGATGCAGTCAGTGAAATGCTTAGCATCGAGCTGGCTGATCGCAGTGTGGTGATTAAGAAGGCGGATCTAATCACGGCAACCGTCAGTGACGGTATTTTGACAATCACAACGCATAACGCCAAGTACGAAACCAAGCACACGCTGGCCTGGATTAAGGAAAAACTGACCGACTGCAGGTTCATGCAGGTTCACCGCAACGCGATTATCAATGTCGAAAGCATCAAGGAGGTCCAGCCCTGGTTCAACCATACCCTGCTGCTCATCATGAGCAACGGAGAAAAGGTCCAGGTGGGGCGGGCCTATCGCAAGGAACTCAATAAACGCCTCGGGATGTAA
- a CDS encoding CidA/LrgA family protein → MKEDKKDEKKSAPILFQMLIYAAILFVSQMISSMMPKQFPVPTPVIGLVLLYVLLTCHIVKVEWVDSFGSALIALIGFLFVPSGISLAANLKIMQSQGVQLVIVILLATIILLVVTAYTARVLEWCKKKIMAHFKMGGTHQSHANVGGNK, encoded by the coding sequence ATGAAAGAAGATAAAAAAGACGAGAAAAAATCAGCGCCGATCTTGTTTCAGATGCTGATTTACGCCGCAATTTTATTTGTGTCACAGATGATTTCAAGTATGATGCCGAAGCAGTTTCCGGTACCAACACCGGTAATTGGCTTGGTTTTGCTCTACGTATTGCTGACGTGTCATATTGTGAAAGTTGAGTGGGTTGACTCGTTCGGCAGTGCCTTGATCGCGTTGATTGGTTTCTTGTTTGTTCCGTCAGGAATTTCTTTGGCAGCCAATTTAAAAATTATGCAGTCACAGGGTGTGCAGCTGGTAATTGTTATTTTACTGGCAACAATCATTCTGCTGGTTGTCACCGCTTATACGGCAAGAGTGCTGGAATGGTGCAAGAAGAAGATAATGGCGCACTTCAAGATGGGCGGTACCCATCAATCTCATGCTAATGTGGGAGGCAATAAATAA